Genomic DNA from Betaproteobacteria bacterium:
GTCTTGGCGACATCTTCGAGGCGTATCATCGGGTCCGGTGGAGTGTATGCCCGGGCCCGGAGGCGGGCAAGGCACGCTAGGAATCGCTTGGGTGCGTGCTCGACCCCGGAATGAATGAAGGCGGCATAATATGGGCATCGGCATCCGATCTGAAGCTGTCGTGGTGATATCGTCAGTTGTGGTGGCGGAAGCCGCGCTAGTATTCGACTAACGGCGTCGGTCCGAAGTGCATTTCGAGGAGACAAACAATATGCAACCCGCACTGGCCTGGCTTCTGGTCGGCCTCATGCTCGTGGTGGTCGAACTGATGACCGGCACCTTCTATTTGCTGATCATCGGCATCGCCGCCGGGATCGGATCGCTGATCGCCTTCCTTGGTCAGCCCTTCTGGATGCAAACCCTGATTGCCGCGATCGCGGCGTTCGGCGGCGGCGTTCTCGTCCACCGCTACCACCGCGCGGCGAATGCCGGTTCACCGAAGGACAGCGCAAACGACATCGGCCAGACGGTGACGATCGAAAGCTGGGTAAGCGAACCCCAGCGGCTTGCGCGCGTGCGCTATCGCGGCTCGGTCTGGGATGCGGACGTCCTCGGCAACGATCGCGTCGAACCGGATGCACGGCTTTACGTCGTGGCGACGGAAGGCAGCCGTCTCAAGGTGTCTTCGGTCCGTCCCGCCTGACGGGAAATAAAAACACAAACAGGAGAATTCCCATGATTCCAAAACTCATCGTCGCCGTGGTCCTTTCGGCCATGATCTTCATGTATCCGCCGACGCAAGGCTATGCGGTGCCGTTCTTCATCATCGCCGTCGCGGTGGTGTTCGTCATCGAGGGCGTGCAGGTGGTGCCGCAGCAGAACGCCTGGGTGGTGGAGCGTCTCGGCAAGTTCAACACCATCCTCGAGCCGGGGCTCACATTCATCGTGCCGTTCATCGACCGCGTCGCCTACCGGCACTCGCTCAAGGAAGTGCCGCTCGACGTGCCCGAACAGGTCTGCATCACCAAGGACAACACCCAGCTCTCCGTGGACGGGATCATCTACTTCCAGGTGACCGATCCGCGGCTGGCGAGCTACGGCACGTCGAACTACGTGTTCGCCATCACCCAGCTCGCGCAAACCACGCTGCGCAGCGAAGTCGGCAAGATGGAACTGGACAAGACCTTCGAAAGCCGCGACGAAATGAACAAACAAGTGGTGTCCGTGCTCGATGAAGCCGGCCGCACCTGGGGCGTGAAAGTGCTGCGCTACGAGATCAAGAACCTGACGCCGCCGGAAGCGATCCTGCGTTCGATGCAGGCGCAGATCACCGCGGAGCGGGAAAAGCGCGCGCTGATCGCCAAGTCCGAAGGCCAGCGCCAGCAGGAGATCAACTTAGCCGACGGCGAGAAGCAAGCGAAGATCCTTTCCTCCGAAGGCGACAAGACCGCCGCGATCAACAAGGCGCAGGGCGAAGCCGGCGCCATCAAGATGATCGCCGAAGCGCAGGCGGAAGCGGTGCGCGTGGTCGGCGAGGCGATGGGCAGCGACGGCGGGCAGCGTGCGGCGAACCTGAAAGTCGCGGAGGCTTACGTCGGCGCATTCAGGGATCTGGCGAAGGCGGGCAACACGCTGATCATTCCTTCCAACTTATCCGATGCGGCGAGCTTTGTGGCGAGCGCGATGACGGTGCTGGATCGGGCAAAGGTGGGGGCGGATGCGCAGAAGGGAGCAAAGGCTTAGGGGCTAGGGACTAGGAACGGCAAAGGCTTGAGGGAATCAGTGCGTCAAGTTGTAGGCTCACTGACGAGAGAATAGACTTGTGCCACCGAGCTCATTGGATCGAGCCGATCCACCAATCGCTCCGCATAAATTTGGCCGAAGGAGATTGTGACATGGAATACGTGATCAACTTGCATATCGAACGCCTTCCCGAGGGCGTCTATCTCGCCACGAGCGATGAAGTGCAGGGGCTGGTTGCCCAGGGACGCACGATTCAGGAAACCCTGGAAATCGCGTGCGATGTCGCGAAGAAGTTGCTGGAGTCACAGGGGGACGGGGTTTCTCCAAAGCTGTCGCCGGCACGCGAAACCTTCGATTACCCGCTGGTCGTGGGAGTTTGATGGGACGACTTGGCGGATTTCGCTATCGCGAAGTCGTCAGGAGACTGAAGACGTTCGGATTCGAGTTTTATGATGGAAAGTTATCATGAGTTCCACCGCCGCTGAATTCGAGGTGCTCGCCTCGCGAGCATGGGTAGATCGCCGCACGGTTTTCGTTGAGTTGACGGACGGACGGCAGCTCGGTTTTCCCGCCGACCGCTTCGATCGCCTGAGCCAGGCGACCGACGAACAGTTGCAGAAAGTCACGTTGCGCCTCAACGGCTTTGCATTGCGCTGGGACGAGCTTGATGAGGACATAACGGTTCGCGGTGTTCTCGAAGGCAGGTTTCAGCGTGCCTTGCCAACGGCAGCGTGATCGGCATGACAGCAAAAGGAATCGGGCAAATCACGATTGTCGAAGCCAAAGGCCCCGATCCTCTTCCAATCCACGTCCCGCCCGAACTGGCAACGCATTAAGACATGCGTTTGCCGTACTTGCCATTGGCGGTAAAAGATTGAACGGCTTGATCGGCAACTCGATGGGGACGACTATGCACACTGCAGGCCGTTTTGGGCCACGTAATCGGGTGATGCGTGGCGGACTCGTTCTCGGCGTGATGGGGCTCGCGCTTCTCGGCGCGTGCGCGCAGCAGCCGCCCCGTAACATCGGACCCAACGTCACGGTGGTGGTCCTGCCCAAGCCGCCCGACGGTCACGTCGGCGCGGTCATGGTGCGGCCCCTCGACGGGGGCAAGCCGGTGCTTTTGAACAAGCCCTACGTCGAGGCCAGCCTTCGCGATACCAAAACGGTGCGGACGTCGCCCATCGACCCAAAAAAAGTGAATGAAGTGTTTGGCAAAACATTGGCGGCGCTGCCCGCGCAGCCCACGTCGTTCCTGGTTTATTTCGTGGAGGGGACGGACGAACTCAACCCCGACGCCAAGCGCGCAATCGACGGCGTAGTCGCCGAGATCGCTAGGCGGCCCTCGCCGGAGATCGCCGTCGTCGGCCATACCGATTTCGTCGGCACCGATCAATACAACGACACGCTCTCCCTGCAGCGCGCCCTCAGGGTACGGGACCTGCTGGTTCGGCGCGGCATCCCGGCAAAAATTATTCAGGCCGCCGCGCGCGGAAAGCGCGAACCTCTGATTCCAACTTCCGAAGCCAAGGCCGAACGTCGCAACCGGCGGGTGGAAATTATTGTGCGTTGATCAATTCATGCAAGAAACAAGACCTCTCGCCAGCTCGCCTGCTGACCCCTCGCCTGCTGTCCAGGAGGATGGAGACTTCATATTGTCGTCGCCTGTATACCAACGGTCAGCCATACCGTTCAATGAGGTATTGACAATCTATACGATGAACGATGATGTTCTATCTCGGCTCGCTGGTTCGATATAACCCGCGATACTTAGGTAATTCTTACTCTAGCAAATATGGTTGGCTCATTGAGCGCTTTGTAAAAGCGAGTCCGCTAACGTTTATTAGGCATCTCAGTAACCTGATCGAGAACGTGGATCGGGTGTTCTTTAGACGGTAGCTCAACCGTGGATTTGAACACCCTTCGTTCTGTTGGTGACACGCTATGACAGTCATCGCGGCCTTTTCCGTGGGCGAGCATCCCATAGTATTCGGCGATCTCTTGATTACCGGCCCAAGCGAAAGTGCCGACCGACCTGTTGGCGTGCCGGCCATGCGCGAAGCCCAGGACTTCTTCGAGGGATCAGGTTGGGCGATCAAAGGACTTTCTCAAAAGGTGACCTTAATATCCAACGAATGCGTGCTCGCCTGGGCGGGTAGCTGGTTGGGCGCTCGAAGTGCAATTTCTTCTCTAAGAGAGCTGGCCCAAACAACTCCACTCAGCTACGAGAATATTGGGGAATGTTTGAAAGGTAATGCCGATCTAGGTCAGCATTCCGTTAGCCTGGTCGGTTGGATTCGGCAAGAAGATGGGATACAAAACTTCGGTTGGAATGCAGAGAAATTCGAGAGCCCAACGCTCAGTAGCATGATGCTTGCCGGATCCGGCTCGTTTGCATTGAAGGAATATTCGAAGTTGGCGGACGGCAGTGACTTTGCTTCGAATTCCCCAGACACTTCGTTTCATGCGGTAGGTCGGGCGCTTATGCTGGGTGGGATGCTCCTACAAAGTGAATATCGCGGCGGATACTCCGCGCCCACGCTAAGAAATATGTTCGGTGGCGGTTATCAAATAGCTTTGCACCATGAAGGCCGAGTTAAGAGAGTGAACGAATTGACGTACGTGTTTTGGGATGCGATGCTAAAGGGCAGAAAGCTCGGATTGACTATGCCCCAATTCCTAGTGAAGCAAAAATATCTCGGCGACTATTTGTTCTTGAGAAGTTGTCGCGTGGAGAATCAGGACGGGCATAACCCAGAGGTTGTTGATGAGCAGCGGTTTGTGGTTCCTCCTATGTACGATGCGGTGCCTCAAATTGACCATGCTGGGGTATCTGCAATCTCGTATCAATCACCTATGTACGTGCATTGCTTGCCTGTTTTCGCGCCAAATCACTTGGGGATATACACCCGTGTGGTTCAACAGGGCTCAAGCGGAGAGCCAACAATGCGATTCGAAGACAAGGAAGAGGGCCGAATTGTTGTTGGTTTTCGTCGCGACATCATGGAAGAGCTTTTTTCCGATCTCAATAAAGCTGTTCACCAAGGTGAAAAACGTACCCACGATGAACGCCGAAAGGCATCACCAGCTAAGCGAAAACTGAAACCTAAGCGCGGCGGAAAGAAAGGGAAGGGCGCCAAGCAGACCAGGCGGAAGCGTTAGCCTTTGGTTGCAACCCCCGAAAGCATAAATGCCGCTTATTTTTTCTCGGGGTCGATCTTGTTGCTGAACTGAATACCAGAAACACGAGGGTCAGGAAACACGAGTAGGAAACACGAGAGGAAACAGGGAAACACGAGGGGCTAGCCTTTTGCCTGCAGTCGGCGGAGTTTATGAAATGCGATCTAGCTCACCCTGATCCGTTCTCACAGCTTCGGAAAGCTGGCTTCAAATCTGCAGTGTACGTATTCAATTCGTAGAGCAACCTGATTGAATCCCAAAGCTTGATCCATTCGCAGCCAAATTCCTCGGCCGCAAACCTCTCGGGCACTTCCTTGAGCAATGAAACTACCGTTTAAATGCATGGGCTCGATTTCATTTCGCTTGCGGCTTGACCCGGGTCGAGCTTGCAAAACGGCATTTCTCAATCACCGGTTGTCTTTAAAGACGTTCGTCCTGCTCAGCGATACTTTCGCGTGCACCGGATGATGGCTTCGTTGCTTCCCGCTTTGAGGCAGGTGCGGGCATCCTTGTGACGATCGACCTGAGGGCGGGTATTGCGAACCAAGACCGTGGTCTTCGCCGCGGACATCTCCTCGGCTTTCGCCGACTTGGAATTGTCCTGCTCTACCGCAAACGCGGCACCGCCCGCAAGCAGGAATGCGAAGGCAACTGCTGCAACTGGAATCGATTTGATTTGCATGAAAACGCGCTCCCTGAAAGATTGCACAGGATGATGATCCGGCGCGGTCGTGGGTTCGTCAAGGGAGAAAAGCGGTCGCGGCAGACGTCCCATGCCAATGGCGTGATCGGCGACGCATTTGTCGTCACGTTGCGACGGTCGTCACGTTTAATGCGAATGTCGGCACAGAGCGGTGGTACGAGGCTTGGCCTGCAGTGTGCAGTAGTGAGTCGTAAATTTATCCGACCGATTCCCTACTTGGTTCGTTTATCAAATCTCTTTTCACCCTAAGCCGTTTGGCCACGCCAAGTTCGAATTCTCCGATCAGCGTGCGCTGAGGACCGCGCGCCGTCAGAAAGAACTGACCTTCAATTCCTCGTAAGTCTCGAACGCCATCACCGCGAGAAGTCCCGCAAGCACCAGATACTGCGCCGCATATTTCAGCCTGACTTCGCGCGGCGCCCGGTAGTAATCCGACGCGAGGACATTCTTGTCCTTGAACGCCGTCCAGAGCTGGGGGAGGGCGAAGAGTCCGATGAGAATCAGGAGCGGGCTGGGGCGCCAGATGAACAACGCGACCAGCATCGGAAAGCCTAGGAACCAGATTCGCGGGGAGATGACGGAGACGATGCGGCCGCCATCCAGGGGCGAGACCGGAATCAGGTTGAACAGGTTCAGGACGAATCCGGCGTAAGCCAGAGCCAGCAACAGGTGGCTCCCCGAGTCGATCGCTAGAAGGTAACAAACGAAAGCCCCCGCGCTTCCCAGCATCGGGCCGGCGATGTCGACGAAGGCTTCCGTTTCCGCATCCATCGGTTGTTCCTTCAACTGGATCCATGCGCCCACGAACGGGATGAAGGTGGGGGCGCCGACATTCAGTCCGCGTTGCTTCGCCGCCAGGAAATGACCCATCTCGTGCACGAAGATCAGGAGGACGAAACCCACCGCGTAGCGCCAGCCGAAAACAAAGGAGTACGCGAACACCGAGAGCAGCATTGTGCCGCCGGTCGTCAGGAATTTCCCCAGCTTGCCGGCGGCGAACAATGCGGCGAGCAGCTTCAGGCGCGCTCTCCGCGTTGCCGCATGCCTTCTTCGTAGGCGACGTTGATTTCCTTCGACTTGCGTTCGGCGACGGTCTTCAGCTCGTCGCCGAGATTGGCGACTTTGTCGGGGTGATATTGGCTCATCAGCGTGCGGTAGGAAAACTTTATTTCGGCCGCCGTCGCGTCGGGCGATACGTTCAGTGTTTCGTACCAGGTCGGTTCCGCGTTTTCCTCTTTGAGATCCCGATCGGGAGGAGGGGCCGATTGATATTCCGGCGCGGGCTGTGCTTTCGGCTTGTCCATGATCAGTTTCGAGACGATCCAGTAGCCGAAGTAGAGCCCGGCAAGCGCGATGAGGATTTCAGTCGTGGACATGATGTTTTCTATTCCGCCAGTTGCAGGCGGTGCGCCTGCAACTTCGCCATGCGCTCGGTGCCTTCTTCCTCCAGTTCGATCTCTTCATCGAGGCGAAGGATCAGTTGCTGCCGGGTCTTCGCCTGACCATCGAGATCCTGCAGGCGGCGCGCGGCGGTGACCAGATCTTCCCCGACCTTCGGAATGGATGAAAGCGTCCTGACGACATTCAGTGCGAACGGCGGGCAGGTCAGATATTCGAACGCGAACTTGCCGACCTGCTTTATCGACAGATTCATTTTGTTGCGATGGAACCACAGGTACGCCAGCAGGGAAACGATGCTGAGATAAAGCAGCACGACGGCGGCCAGCAGCATGCCGTGACCCAGCCGGGTAAAGAAGCCCAGAGGCAGCATCACGAACAGCGCAACGGCTGTGCTCCATACCAGCGCCACCATCGGCAGGGGAACCTTTCTCCTTGCCTGCCAATTCTCCACCCCGGGTTGCGGCGGAATGCCTTCGAACCGCCAGGACAGCCGGAACATCGGCCGATGCGGAAACCAGGGCACCGGGATAAACAATTCCTTTCCCCGTATTCTGGGCTCGCGGAAGCCGAAGCGAACCTTCCAGCCCTTGCCCGCGGGAACGAGGACGCCTTCATTGCAGTAAAGCAACATCATCGAATCGTAGAGGTACAGCCCGACGGCGAGAACCATCAGCAGGACTTCTTCCTGAAGCGGCATCACTCTTTCTTTTTGAACATGGATTTGAAGCCGGCCACCGCCGCTACGAAAACGCCGACAAGAATCTTCCAGAACGCCACGAAAAAGCCGCCGATGACCGCCCACAACCCTTTCTTCGTGGCAACGGCCGCGGCGCCACCGAGTATCAACGCACCCAGGCCGTAGGCCGCGAGCTTGTCGCCTTGCTTGAACTCCGAATAATTTTCGCCGGGCGCATAGGAGAATTGCTCCAGCGCGGTTTTGAATATGGCCGAGTCGGCCGCCAACGAACTGGTGCCGGTGACCAGCGTGGCGCTCATCACGCCCGACCGGCCAAGCAGGCGGCTCGTGTAGTTGACGTTGGTGCGACCCTGTTCATTCCTCAACCGCAAGCCCCATTCCAGGCGCTTGGTCTGGTTGTCGTAGTGCGGGAGGACTTCCCAGCCGTCCGTGTATATTTTCGACATACCCAGGCGCTGACGCTCTTCGTTGGAAGGCTCGTCGTTCGCCTTCAACGACTTCAGCAATTCATCAGGATCTATTTTCTCGTCGTCCTTCACATATCCGGAAGGGTTGAAAGAAAAAACCGCGAACCATGCGAGCGTTTTGGGTGCGAACAGATAGTGACCTTCGGGGGGAGGGTTGCCCATCAGTTCAAGAAACCGCCGCGTATTCTTGTCGTCCAGAAAAACATAGCCGTCGGGGACCTTGATCGTCGCCTTGTCGCCGATCCGGGCTTCGGATGGGCCGACTTGCCAGGCGAGCTTCTTCAGCTCCGTCTCTATCGTCGAGTCGCCCTGAGCCCATCCGAAAATCGGCCAGACGAGAAATAAAACCCACAGAACCTGCCGCATGATGCGCATCCCCTTTGCTAATTGCGCAATAAATCTGCGCGTTGAAATTCAGGACTATTGACTCAACCCTTCTTCGAGGGATGGTGGAGAAAATCGACCGGGCGGAGAAACATGACAGCCCGGGAATTCACCCGCCCGGCATATTGCGCCACCGGATGTCGCCTTTGCAAGCGACGAGAGCATGCCGTCTAAGTTGCATAAGGAACTATGCGATCACAGGAAGGGTAGGCCTTGCCTTTTGCCTGTCGTCAAGGAAGAACGAACGGGGCGGGCCTGCAGTGTGAATAAAGGATCACGCGATCGGACGAGTAGCAGCGGCGTCTCGTGGAGTGAATAAGAATGATCCGCAGACTTGTAAAATGGACAATTAGCCCAACTTACAAGACTCGACCAATCTATTGAGCCCCCATGAAAAAGCCGCCCTCCATGGCAACCAAGTTTCAAAGCAGCATCGCGAAAACCGAAGCGGTAGGCGGAACGTCGGAGGTAAAAATCATGTTCACCGACGAAAGCGGTTTTTCGTTTCAGGCTGTAGCCGGCGATCCGAAGCCAAAGGTGAATGGCGCCGGGGATTCATTGGCGCATGAATTCTCTGCCGGAGTGAACAAATACACCTTTCTCGCCGCCGGCGTGCAAATGGCATTCAACGATGGGAGCTCCTGCAACATGAATTTCGGCAAGGCGATCGGCGCCTTGCCGTCGTCGTAGTCCGCCGCAATATCTCGTCGCGATCACACGGAATTGTCGGCTCGCTCCTGCAGATTACACTCATCAATACAGCCCGACAGGTTCGGGCCTACACCCCGAAGCGAACGCGGCTTCGGCTCTTTCGACAGTCAAGCAGCCATCGGTCTGACCAGTGATTCGATTTCCGCTTCGGCATCATCCTTTGCCAGACGCAATTCGTAGTCCTTTTGCAAATTCAGCCACAAGTCGGGCGTCGTGCCGAAATAGCGCGCCAGCCGAAGTGCGGTATCGGCGGTGATGCCGCGTTGGCCCTTCAGTATCGCCGTGATCCGGTTGGCCGGCACATGCAGCGCGTTCGCCAGCGCATTCGCCGTCAGCCCGTGCGGCTCCATTCCGGAAAGCCCGATATTCCCCGAGATTAAATCCCTGGTTGCGAAGACCTTCGGCATCGCCGACGTGGTGCGTGAGTCGCTGCAACCTTTCGCCCGGAAGATCCTCGCCGCGTTCATCTACGGTTCGGTGGCCCGCGGGGAACACGATGCATCAAGCGACGTCGATGTGCTTGTGGTGGGCGATATCGCGCCATCCCGGCTTGCGCCGATGCAACTGGAGCTCGGTCGTATTCTCGGCCGCCGCATGTCCGTCGTAGTCTACGGCGCGGCCGAATTCCGCAAACACATCGCCGAGCGCGAACACTTTATCGCAAACCTGATGACGCAACCTCGTATCTGGCTCATCGGCACGGAGGCGGATCTTGCGGCCTGGTATGGCAACGGCGCTAGACAATCTCGTCGTCGCAAGGCAGCTTAAGGCGGAGCCGTCCTCGCCGGCTGAGATCGACGCGCTGTCCCCGCGCCTGCCACGCTTTAACCGATTGCAGTTCTGCGGGCGCCCGCTGGTCATGACTTCAGGCCGGCACCAGCCTGAGATGGGTAATTTCGGAAGGCGCGCCGAAGCGCTTGGGCGGCCCCCAGTAGCCGGTGCCGCGGCTTACGTAAATCCAGAGGTCGTCCAGACGATGCAACCCCGCGGCAAACGGCTCCAGAAGCTTCACGACAAAATTCCAGGGAAAAAACTGTCCACCATGCGTATGGCCGGACAGTTGCAGGTGAAAACCGGCTTTCGCAGCAGCGAAGGCCGATCGCGGCTGATGCGCAAGCAGCACTTTCACGGCGGCCTTTTTGGGCGCGCCAGCCAGCGCCGCAACGGGATCGCTCCGATGCGCAGGATCGAAATGATGCGCGCTCAAGTCGGTAACCCCGGCCACCACGACGGACTCTCCGAAGTGCTCGAGCACGACATGTTCGTTCAGGAGCACCGACACGCCGAGGCGGCGCATTTCAGCAATCCAGGCATGTACACCGGAGTAGTACTCATGATTCCCGGTGACGAAGAAAGTGCCGTAGCGCGCCGACAACCGTCCGATCGGCTCCGTATGCGCGGCAAGCCGCCCGACGCTGCCGTCCACGAGGTCTCCCGTGATCGCGATCATGTCCGCTTCCAGGGTGTTCACCGCATCGACGATCCTGCTCACGTAGCCGTGTTTGATGGTCGCGCCGATATGGATGTCGGTGATCTGGACAATGCTGAATCCGCGCAACGTCTCCGGCAAGCCTGCGATCGGAACCTCGACCGTCCGTATCCGAGCCCGACGTCGAGCATTGACGAAGCCGACTATCGTGATGAGAACGGCAAGAACCGGTACCGCGGCCGCACTCCATGCGCGCAACTGCTGGAAGGCGGCCGCATCGATCAACGAACCGCTCGCGGCAACTCCCGACAACAGGACCACTTCGCGCAACAGCGTCAGGATCAGGAGCGTCGAGAAGAATCCCATGGCCAGGAAGCCCGCTCCGGCCAGGTGATCCGCACAGGGATTCTGTTTGTTCCGGCGCGCGTACTCGGCGAATGGCAGCACGGACAGTGAGAGGGCCAGCAAGAGAACTGTCGCAACAACGCCCGGCACGCCGAAAGGCATGTCGGGAACCAGGCGCCATCCCATGTAGAGATGGAGCAAAAGGACTAGGACAAACAGTCGGAGCATGGTGGCCCGCTTTCAGGGCGTGTTCGCACGTCCCCTTATCCAAAGGGACAACGACTCTGAGATGGGGCGTCTGACGCCAGATACAAGCACGGCTGCTTCCAGTTTGCGAGGGGGGGACTACCAAGTCTGCATAATTGCATTTTCAGTGCATGTAGACGAACGACTGCCGTGCCTTAGCTCAACTCGTCTGCCAGAGCTCTTTTCACCGCGGACGTTCGGACATTCGTCCACGGAATTCCAGGATCTTGGGATCAAGAGACCTATTTCAGCAGGTTATCGAACGATTCCTTGATTCCGTTCCGCACTGCCGGCAGCTCATCCCGTTTTTTCTCGACCAGATCGTATAGATCCATGCCGAACACCAGATGGACATCGTTGGAGATGCCCTCCACTTCCGATTTGTGCAGTGTCAGTCCCGCCGAGTATCGGCCGTAGCGGAACAGCGCGCCGTAGCCCATGCCCTGTCCTGTGCTGGTCGTGACGACGGCCGAGACGCCCCACCACTTCGCGTAGCGGCTATCGTCGACGTATCTCACAAAGCCGATGGGTTCCAGCAACAGGCTTCCCTCCAGATTCGCCCGCTCGCGGCTGCGCGTGTTGATCTCAACGCCGGCAGACGGACGCAGGAACACGACCTGGGTCTTGAACAGCGGATCGGCATCCGACTTCCCAAGACGCTTGCCATTGAGCCACAGTTCCCAGGGCCACATGGGCAGGCCGTTGCGGATGAGGTCTTCGTGATCCGTCGCCTGCTTTTTGACGGCGAGCCACAGCGCCTTCTTATCCTTGTCCTCCTGGGCGGCGAGGGCGATGCCGACATAGCCGGCGATAGCCACCATGTCGTGGGCGTACGCGGGGACCGGACCAGGCCGGCATGGAATGGTGGCCTTCGACCCGGTCGTGTCGCGTTCGAACAGGATCGCGTCACCGGTGTCGTCGTCCCTGGAGATTTCCCACAAGCTCGACTGGCGCGATGTCGGCGCGCGCAGATGCCGAAGAAAAGTCTGCACCTGCTGGGTTACCCTCTCCTCGGGGCGGAGCGATTGCTCATACGCATCCGCGAGCCGGTTCGTCGCCGCCTGCGGGCGGCCGGCCACGAAATCGGGGTAGGTCTGGTCTTTCAGTACCTCGCGTTCGAACTCTGGTGATGGGGTGACCGGGACGCCGCACAGCCTCGCAACTTCCTGCGCCCTGCTCGTCGATGACGGCAGGGCGAAGCACACCGCAACCAGGAGCCACGCCACACGCACTTTCCACTCCGGGACAGAAAGTCTCATACCAACTCCTTCAGCGCCTTGAACTTCGCCATCAGATCCTGGATGTCGCCTACGCCGATCATCGCTTCAAGCTTCTCGCGCAATTCAGCTTGGAGGGCCTCGCCGAGTCCATGCCAGCCCTCTTCGGCCAGCTTTTTTGATTTGTCGATATCGTCCGGCGTGACGACATCGGTCATGCGGACCAGCAGCGGCATGTGCACGAGCGGGTTCGAGAGGTAGTGGCCGAAACCATGCACGTTCTTCTCATGGATATGGTCGACGTCGATCCGCTTGCCGTTGGTCCGGTTGCCGACCGCAAAGCGCTTCACGTTGCAGATCGGATCGAACCGGTTGTTGACGTCTCGGAAAGCAGCGCATTGCAACAGGTTGTCGTGCATGCTGCTGAGGTAGTCGCCGTTCACCCGGCTGATCAGCGGGATCACGTTGGACACGAGCAGCAGCGTATTGACCGGGAAGGGCATCGGCCGATCGGGATGGTCGCGTGTGCCCGTTTCCACTTTCTCGAAGTGATCGCGTTGATCGTCTGACAGGGTTGTCGAAGCGATCAGTTCGGGCGCTTTAGTGATGGCCCGCGACGTCGCAAGCGTCGACTTGTCCTTCAGGAAGTCGGCGGTGGCAAGTGTCCACAAGGCATCGTGCGCGACTGCCGTTCCCATGGAATGCGCGACGATCCCGAACTTCGGGAACTGGCCCTCGAGATTCTGCGCCTTCAGGTGCCGCTGGAGCACCTCACCCGCGAACACCGACGCGACACGCAATCGCACCGCACGTGCCACGAGGTCGAAGCCCCCGTACAGCAGTACGTCGCCGCCGTAGTCCGCGTACTCGTTCTTGTTGTCGCCGACCCCGGTGAGCAGG
This window encodes:
- a CDS encoding DUF1902 domain-containing protein, which produces MEYVINLHIERLPEGVYLATSDEVQGLVAQGRTIQETLEIACDVAKKLLESQGDGVSPKLSPARETFDYPLVVGV
- a CDS encoding HigA family addiction module antidote protein, with protein sequence MPKVFATRDLISGNIGLSGMEPHGLTANALANALHVPANRITAILKGQRGITADTALRLARYFGTTPDLWLNLQKDYELRLAKDDAEAEIESLVRPMAA
- a CDS encoding NfeD family protein, which produces MQPALAWLLVGLMLVVVELMTGTFYLLIIGIAAGIGSLIAFLGQPFWMQTLIAAIAAFGGGVLVHRYHRAANAGSPKDSANDIGQTVTIESWVSEPQRLARVRYRGSVWDADVLGNDRVEPDARLYVVATEGSRLKVSSVRPA
- a CDS encoding paraslipin, with amino-acid sequence MYPPTQGYAVPFFIIAVAVVFVIEGVQVVPQQNAWVVERLGKFNTILEPGLTFIVPFIDRVAYRHSLKEVPLDVPEQVCITKDNTQLSVDGIIYFQVTDPRLASYGTSNYVFAITQLAQTTLRSEVGKMELDKTFESRDEMNKQVVSVLDEAGRTWGVKVLRYEIKNLTPPEAILRSMQAQITAEREKRALIAKSEGQRQQEINLADGEKQAKILSSEGDKTAAINKAQGEAGAIKMIAEAQAEAVRVVGEAMGSDGGQRAANLKVAEAYVGAFRDLAKAGNTLIIPSNLSDAASFVASAMTVLDRAKVGADAQKGAKA
- a CDS encoding nucleotidyltransferase domain-containing protein, which gives rise to MVRESLQPFARKILAAFIYGSVARGEHDASSDVDVLVVGDIAPSRLAPMQLELGRILGRRMSVVVYGAAEFRKHIAEREHFIANLMTQPRIWLIGTEADLAAWYGNGARQSRRRKAA
- a CDS encoding J domain-containing protein, with protein sequence MSTTEILIALAGLYFGYWIVSKLIMDKPKAQPAPEYQSAPPPDRDLKEENAEPTWYETLNVSPDATAAEIKFSYRTLMSQYHPDKVANLGDELKTVAERKSKEINVAYEEGMRQRGERA
- a CDS encoding DUF2442 domain-containing protein, yielding MSSTAAEFEVLASRAWVDRRTVFVELTDGRQLGFPADRFDRLSQATDEQLQKVTLRLNGFALRWDELDEDITVRGVLEGRFQRALPTAA
- a CDS encoding DUF2167 domain-containing protein, giving the protein MRQVLWVLFLVWPIFGWAQGDSTIETELKKLAWQVGPSEARIGDKATIKVPDGYVFLDDKNTRRFLELMGNPPPEGHYLFAPKTLAWFAVFSFNPSGYVKDDEKIDPDELLKSLKANDEPSNEERQRLGMSKIYTDGWEVLPHYDNQTKRLEWGLRLRNEQGRTNVNYTSRLLGRSGVMSATLVTGTSSLAADSAIFKTALEQFSYAPGENYSEFKQGDKLAAYGLGALILGGAAAVATKKGLWAVIGGFFVAFWKILVGVFVAAVAGFKSMFKKKE
- a CDS encoding metallophosphoesterase; amino-acid sequence: MLRLFVLVLLLHLYMGWRLVPDMPFGVPGVVATVLLLALSLSVLPFAEYARRNKQNPCADHLAGAGFLAMGFFSTLLILTLLREVVLLSGVAASGSLIDAAAFQQLRAWSAAAVPVLAVLITIVGFVNARRRARIRTVEVPIAGLPETLRGFSIVQITDIHIGATIKHGYVSRIVDAVNTLEADMIAITGDLVDGSVGRLAAHTEPIGRLSARYGTFFVTGNHEYYSGVHAWIAEMRRLGVSVLLNEHVVLEHFGESVVVAGVTDLSAHHFDPAHRSDPVAALAGAPKKAAVKVLLAHQPRSAFAAAKAGFHLQLSGHTHGGQFFPWNFVVKLLEPFAAGLHRLDDLWIYVSRGTGYWGPPKRFGAPSEITHLRLVPA
- a CDS encoding OmpA family protein, yielding MNGLIGNSMGTTMHTAGRFGPRNRVMRGGLVLGVMGLALLGACAQQPPRNIGPNVTVVVLPKPPDGHVGAVMVRPLDGGKPVLLNKPYVEASLRDTKTVRTSPIDPKKVNEVFGKTLAALPAQPTSFLVYFVEGTDELNPDAKRAIDGVVAEIARRPSPEIAVVGHTDFVGTDQYNDTLSLQRALRVRDLLVRRGIPAKIIQAAARGKREPLIPTSEAKAERRNRRVEIIVR
- a CDS encoding site-2 protease family protein, with product MKLLAALFAAGKLGKFLTTGGTMLLSVFAYSFVFGWRYAVGFVLLIFVHEMGHFLAAKQRGLNVGAPTFIPFVGAWIQLKEQPMDAETEAFVDIAGPMLGSAGAFVCYLLAIDSGSHLLLALAYAGFVLNLFNLIPVSPLDGGRIVSVISPRIWFLGFPMLVALFIWRPSPLLILIGLFALPQLWTAFKDKNVLASDYYRAPREVRLKYAAQYLVLAGLLAVMAFETYEELKVSSF